A window of Calditrichia bacterium contains these coding sequences:
- a CDS encoding GNAT family N-acetyltransferase — MANAEFEDRDLLINEIERNLWETWANWGRGPGCVLHDESDVLWFETPLPIIPYNGVLRFSVSNDSEHQVNAIINRFQDRRVPFIWVLHPSSQPSDLSHRLVDRGLKDVEPIYGMARSLASLPDLPALPSNIQVRKVEDEHDANALIQFASWRWSIPEEHQPAYSKIVSQGFRFGMPEAKAHMWQAWREDQPIAKVALYLGSRSVGIYAVATRSEARRLGLASFLTVTALHYARDAGYHLAVLHSTPMAQRLYKSLGFNSIAEFRLFASDDVHI, encoded by the coding sequence GTGGCAAATGCCGAATTTGAAGATAGAGACTTACTTATCAACGAGATTGAACGTAATCTGTGGGAAACATGGGCAAACTGGGGTCGAGGGCCTGGCTGTGTCCTCCATGACGAGAGCGATGTTCTCTGGTTCGAAACTCCCCTACCAATCATTCCCTATAATGGCGTACTCAGATTCAGTGTCAGCAACGACTCCGAGCATCAGGTCAACGCCATCATAAACCGCTTTCAAGATCGTCGTGTTCCCTTCATTTGGGTGCTCCATCCTTCCTCGCAGCCCTCTGATCTGTCGCACCGATTAGTTGATCGCGGCCTAAAGGATGTTGAGCCAATCTATGGTATGGCGAGAAGCCTGGCTTCCTTACCTGACCTTCCGGCGTTGCCTTCCAACATCCAGGTTCGGAAAGTCGAGGATGAGCACGATGCAAATGCATTGATCCAATTCGCTTCCTGGCGCTGGAGTATTCCAGAAGAACACCAACCGGCGTATTCCAAGATTGTTTCCCAAGGGTTCCGCTTCGGAATGCCAGAGGCTAAGGCGCATATGTGGCAAGCGTGGCGCGAAGATCAGCCAATTGCGAAAGTCGCGCTATATCTCGGCTCCCGTTCAGTGGGGATCTATGCCGTCGCAACTCGCTCAGAAGCTCGCCGCCTCGGTCTCGCAAGTTTTCTGACTGTCACGGCTCTTCATTATGCGCGTGATGCCGGTTATCACTTGGCCGTTCTACATTCCACTCCGATGGCTCAAAGGCTATACAAGTCCTTAGGGTTCAATTCAATTGCGGAGTTTCGTCTCTTCGCTTCAGACGATGTTCATATATAA